The following coding sequences lie in one Onychomys torridus chromosome X, mOncTor1.1, whole genome shotgun sequence genomic window:
- the Amelx gene encoding amelogenin, X isoform isoform X3 has translation MGTWILFACLLGAAFAMPLPPHPGSPGYINLSYEKSHSQAINTDRTALVLTPLKWYQSMIRQPYPSYGYEPMGGWLHHQIIPVLSQQHPPSHTLQPHHHLPVVPAQQPVAPQQPMMPVPGHHSMTPTQHHQPNIPPSAQQPFQQPFQPQAIPPQSHQPMQPQSPLHPMQPLAPQPPLPPLFSMQPLSPILPELPLEAWPATDKTKREEVD, from the exons ATGGGGACCTGGATTTTGTTTGCCTGCCTCCTGGGAGCAGCTTTTGCTATGCCC CTACCACCTCATCCTGGGAGCCCTGGTTATATCAACTTAAGCTATGAG aAGTCACATTCTCAGGCTATCAATACTGACAGGACTGCATTA GTGCTTACCCCTTTGAAGTGGTACCAGAGCATGATAAGGCAGCCG TATCCTTCCTATGGTTACGAACCCATGGGTGGATGGCTGCACCACCAAATCATCCCTGTGCTGTCTCAACAGCATCCCCCGAGTCACACCCTTCAGCCTCATCACCACCTCCCAGTGGTGCCAGCTCAACAGCCAGTGGCCCCCCAGCAGCCAATGATGCCAGTTCCTGGCCACCACTCCATGACTCCAACCCAACACCACCAGCCAAACATCCCTCCATCTGCCCAGCAGCCCTTCCAGCAGCCCTTCCAGCCCCAGGCCATTCCACCCCAGTCTCATCAGCCCATGCAGCCCCAGTCACCTCTGCACCCCATGCAGCCCCTGGCACCACAGCCACCTCTGCCTCCACTGTTCTCCATGCAGCCCCTGTCCCCCATTCTTCCTGAGCTGCCTCTGGAAGCTTGGCCAGCGACAGACAAGACCAAGCGGGAAGAAGTG
- the Amelx gene encoding amelogenin, X isoform isoform X4: MGTWILFACLLGAAFAMPLPPHPGSPGYINLSYEVLTPLKWYQSMIRQPYPSYGYEPMGGWLHHQIIPVLSQQHPPSHTLQPHHHLPVVPAQQPVAPQQPMMPVPGHHSMTPTQHHQPNIPPSAQQPFQQPFQPQAIPPQSHQPMQPQSPLHPMQPLAPQPPLPPLFSMQPLSPILPELPLEAWPATDKTKREEVD; encoded by the exons ATGGGGACCTGGATTTTGTTTGCCTGCCTCCTGGGAGCAGCTTTTGCTATGCCC CTACCACCTCATCCTGGGAGCCCTGGTTATATCAACTTAAGCTATGAG GTGCTTACCCCTTTGAAGTGGTACCAGAGCATGATAAGGCAGCCG TATCCTTCCTATGGTTACGAACCCATGGGTGGATGGCTGCACCACCAAATCATCCCTGTGCTGTCTCAACAGCATCCCCCGAGTCACACCCTTCAGCCTCATCACCACCTCCCAGTGGTGCCAGCTCAACAGCCAGTGGCCCCCCAGCAGCCAATGATGCCAGTTCCTGGCCACCACTCCATGACTCCAACCCAACACCACCAGCCAAACATCCCTCCATCTGCCCAGCAGCCCTTCCAGCAGCCCTTCCAGCCCCAGGCCATTCCACCCCAGTCTCATCAGCCCATGCAGCCCCAGTCACCTCTGCACCCCATGCAGCCCCTGGCACCACAGCCACCTCTGCCTCCACTGTTCTCCATGCAGCCCCTGTCCCCCATTCTTCCTGAGCTGCCTCTGGAAGCTTGGCCAGCGACAGACAAGACCAAGCGGGAAGAAGTG
- the Amelx gene encoding amelogenin, X isoform isoform X6, translating to MGTWILFACLLGAAFAMPLPPHPGSPGYINLSYEVLTPLKWYQSMIRQPHPPSHTLQPHHHLPVVPAQQPVAPQQPMMPVPGHHSMTPTQHHQPNIPPSAQQPFQQPFQPQAIPPQSHQPMQPQSPLHPMQPLAPQPPLPPLFSMQPLSPILPELPLEAWPATDKTKREEVD from the exons ATGGGGACCTGGATTTTGTTTGCCTGCCTCCTGGGAGCAGCTTTTGCTATGCCC CTACCACCTCATCCTGGGAGCCCTGGTTATATCAACTTAAGCTATGAG GTGCTTACCCCTTTGAAGTGGTACCAGAGCATGATAAGGCAGCCG CATCCCCCGAGTCACACCCTTCAGCCTCATCACCACCTCCCAGTGGTGCCAGCTCAACAGCCAGTGGCCCCCCAGCAGCCAATGATGCCAGTTCCTGGCCACCACTCCATGACTCCAACCCAACACCACCAGCCAAACATCCCTCCATCTGCCCAGCAGCCCTTCCAGCAGCCCTTCCAGCCCCAGGCCATTCCACCCCAGTCTCATCAGCCCATGCAGCCCCAGTCACCTCTGCACCCCATGCAGCCCCTGGCACCACAGCCACCTCTGCCTCCACTGTTCTCCATGCAGCCCCTGTCCCCCATTCTTCCTGAGCTGCCTCTGGAAGCTTGGCCAGCGACAGACAAGACCAAGCGGGAAGAAGTG
- the Amelx gene encoding amelogenin, X isoform isoform X5, producing MGTWILFACLLGAAFAMPVLTPLKWYQSMIRQPYPSYGYEPMGGWLHHQIIPVLSQQHPPSHTLQPHHHLPVVPAQQPVAPQQPMMPVPGHHSMTPTQHHQPNIPPSAQQPFQQPFQPQAIPPQSHQPMQPQSPLHPMQPLAPQPPLPPLFSMQPLSPILPELPLEAWPATDKTKREEVD from the exons ATGGGGACCTGGATTTTGTTTGCCTGCCTCCTGGGAGCAGCTTTTGCTATGCCC GTGCTTACCCCTTTGAAGTGGTACCAGAGCATGATAAGGCAGCCG TATCCTTCCTATGGTTACGAACCCATGGGTGGATGGCTGCACCACCAAATCATCCCTGTGCTGTCTCAACAGCATCCCCCGAGTCACACCCTTCAGCCTCATCACCACCTCCCAGTGGTGCCAGCTCAACAGCCAGTGGCCCCCCAGCAGCCAATGATGCCAGTTCCTGGCCACCACTCCATGACTCCAACCCAACACCACCAGCCAAACATCCCTCCATCTGCCCAGCAGCCCTTCCAGCAGCCCTTCCAGCCCCAGGCCATTCCACCCCAGTCTCATCAGCCCATGCAGCCCCAGTCACCTCTGCACCCCATGCAGCCCCTGGCACCACAGCCACCTCTGCCTCCACTGTTCTCCATGCAGCCCCTGTCCCCCATTCTTCCTGAGCTGCCTCTGGAAGCTTGGCCAGCGACAGACAAGACCAAGCGGGAAGAAGTG